A window of Exiguobacterium sp. Helios genomic DNA:
CTGACATTCAACCCGCGCTTTACTTTACCGAGGATATGCCGATTGTCAAAGAAGACGAGTATGTCTTTCGCTATGCACTCAATCAGTTACCGAAACTCGGACCCAACCAGTTGGCGATCCATCTCTTTCAAGTGTTACAGACCGAACCGTTACACGTGATTGCGTTGTTCCAAAATACGCTTCCGCGTTCTTTCCAGCTGAATGATTTGGTCGTTCTCGTCCTGTCAGGTGACCAGCTCGTCGCCCGGAAAATATTCACGATTGAGGAAGTACCGGTCCTTCTTCCGACAGCGACCTTACCGCTTTGGCTCGAGTTTTCCGATGAAGAACAGTTCGTTGATTTATCGACGCTTGATGCACCGCTCGAACTCGTCTTCTCGAATGAACAGCTGACGGATCTCGTAATCGATGAGTCGTTCTCTGCTCCGGAACAGCGTTTGATTCGCCAAATCGCTTTCTCTCACCCTGCCCCGCCGACAGATGGATGGTCCCTGTTGCCGGTCTCGATTTTTAAACAGGAACAAAAGGTCGAGGCCATCGTGCTGGTCCGTAATCCGAGCGGACAGTCTCTCGAGCTGGATTCGCTGTCGTTTGAGTTACTGCTTGGTGATCAGGCCGTCGCTGCAACCCGGCATACTTCGCTGACCGTGTCCTCGCAGAGTGAACACGCAATCCGTTTAAGCTTTGATTACGTAGCACATCCGGCCGCTTCACTGGATTTACGGTATCTGCCGGAATAATCCCCTCAAAAAAATGGACTTCTCGTCAATGACGAAAAGTCCATTTTTGATTATCCTTTTAATAAACCGATTACACGTACATTAATCGCTTGCGGTTGGAATGCTAACATGTTTTCCATGTCTTGTGCAATCCGTTCCTGTACTTTTCCTGCTGTCTTGATGATCGACATCCCGTATTTGATATGGACCGAGAGACTGACCGTAATCGCACCGTCCACATCCTCGACCTTCACGAGTTTGACCATCTGTTTTTCCTGTAACTTCGAATCGTCCTGTGTAAAGGCAATTCCTTCTGTTTCCTGAACTGCTACCCCGGCAATCACTTCAATGACTTGTTGGGAAACGTTTACGACACCATCCGCATTGTTTAAGTTATATGACATACTTTCCACGCCCTTCATCTATTAATCGCTCTACTTTAAAGTGTATAGCATTTAGCCTTTTTTTGAAAGGTCTTGTCGTTCTTCGACGATTGGACGAATGTCGATTTCAATCAGTGGACGCATCAGGCGGACAACGAACGGATGAATGATTACTCCGACGATCAACAGGGCGACACCGATGACGACCAGCAAGGCGAGCCAAGTTTGCGGCACGAAGGCTGTCGTCGCGTACTGACGCCATGCCATGACGAAGAAAACATGAAGCAAGTAGACATATAAGCTGAGCTCACCCGCCCGTGTAACAAGCGGCAGACGACGCATCGGAACGAGCATCATGAATCCAAGCGATGCTGTAATCGACAGGAAGTAGATCACACTGTGCTTCAACACACCGATCCAGGCATCACTGTCATATTGTTCGACATACGGGAAGCGGTGCTTGAATGCATTCGCCAGAGCGACGATTTCTTGCGGCGTATCGCGCCACGCTTCATATAGGAGAAAACCGATGACACTCGCGAACGCCAGTCCGCCAATTAACCGGACATTCATTCTCCGTTTGAAGCTTTTCGGCATTTCAAAAATCCGGATGAACTCATGTTCCGACAAGTAGTTACCGAGCAGGAAGTAGGGATAGAACATGATCAATTTCCGTAAGGCCAAAAAACCTGTGTTTTCGAGCTCAAAGCCGTACAATAAAGCAAAGGCGAGTCCGAACCAGACATACCCACGCAGATGGACGACATACGGTGTAACGATATACCAGACGACCATGACGAACAAATACCAGAGTGCCCAGTAGGGACGCAACAGATGCGTGCCGAGATTTTGTCCGGACAACAACGGCAATCCTTCTCCAAACGTCGCCCATGAACCAATCAGGATTTGCCAGACACAATAGACGGCAAACAGTTGGATGACACGCAAGTACTTGTTTTCACGGAAGAAGTAGCCGCTTAAAATAATAAATAATGGCATGTGAAACGAATAAATGATCAAGTACACCGTTTCGAGTAACTTTCCATCGTAATCAAACCGTAAATCCGTCAGCATATGACCAATTACTACGAAAATGACAAGGAATCCTTTGATATTATCAAACCACGGATTTCGATTCATGTTACACTACCCCTTATACTCCCTCGAAAGGAACGATTGTTTTATGAAAAAAGCACTAGTCATTCTCTCGGTCGTCGCAAACGTCGTCCTCCTCGCCCTATTGCTCGGACGCAAACCGATCGAGTTATTCGAGCAGGCCTTTCCTGCCACCACTACACAACCCATCACGACATTCCAATATACGAAAAATCCGAACTACGTCCGGTTGAATAGTCTCTTTCATACTTATCAATACCCAAAATCACCGAATTCTGTCATGCTCGGTGACTCCATGACGAATTTTGGTGATTGGCGGATTTTGCTCAATGATCCGACAATCGTTAACTTCGGGATTCCCGGCGATACGACGGAAGGATTTTTGACCCGGCTTGACCTGATTGTCGAGTTGAAACCGAAACGTGTCTTCCTGATGGGCGGCATCAATGACATCCGTCACTTCACTCCGATTCCGACCATTACGGAAAACATGACGACGATCGTGACGACGCTGCGAAAAAATAACATTGATGTCGTCATTCAGTCAACACTACCCGTCGCACCCAAGTATTCCGATTCGGTCCGCGTCAATCGTGACGTCGAAGCCCTGAACCGGAATCTTGAACAGCTTGCGAAATCTGCTGGTATTCCCTTTGTTGATTTACGACCTGAGTTGACCAATCAGCAAGGTTACCTTCAAAACCGGATGACGTACGACGGGCTTCATTTGGTCGGTGGCGGCTATCTTCGATGGAGCGACGCACTCAAACCGTTTGCTGAAAAAATTCAGATTACGGAAAACAAATAACAGTCATTAAAAAAGGAGATTCCGATTTTTACGGAATCTCCTTTTTTCAGCACTCATCTACACGGTGACAGGCACCATGTCATTAGTCTTCCTGGTTTTTGACACCCATGTATGCGGCAACGCTTGATGCTGAAAATACAGCAATTGCGACGATACCGACTGCAATCCATACCACTTGATCCATCATTTTTCCCCCTTGTATGTAACCGTTCACTTTCTTTTTTTAGCGTACACGAAATTCGTCAAGAAAGAAACACATTTTCTATGTCTAACGACTAGACGTTTCGGGAAAAAGTAACTATAGTAGAAGGACAAGTATAAATTGTCAGAAAATTCGATTATTTAAAAAAGGAGGTGATTCTGATGTCAACCCCAATCCTGAAACCCCGATTTCAGATGAAGCAACAACAACGAAGTATAGTCAACTTTAGTTATTGGCTTGTCATCGGTATCATTGGATGGACGATGATCAGTTTCGTAACCGGACTTCGCAATCAGCTGGGGGGTCTCCCGATCTACGAAAGCATCCCGCTTGTGTTGGCTGTCCTCTTAACCACCGGCGTCCTGTTAAAAATGGCCCGGGATGAATGGTGGATCCGGTATCTCAATCGTCAAACCCAGTTTTACATCGGTCATGAAACCGTCGTGACCTGGTGCCTCATCATCGATAGTATGTGGTTGATCCGTAAACCGATGCGCCGTGAACTCCGTCACCTCTACCGACACATCACCCAAACGAAAACATCATCAGAAGCCATCGAGACGCTTGCGAACGAGCTCGTCGAACGTGGTGTCCTCATCGTCTATTCCCGTCCTAAGAGCGACCATCCTGCTTGAACAAAAAAAGAGCATGGAATGTCAGGACATCTGCTCCCTGCATCCCGTGCTTTTTTGCTGTCGTTATTTTTGAGTCAGCCATTCTGCTGCTGCTTCGATCGTCGGCATGACGAGCTGATGACCGTGGTTTGACCAGGTCACATCAACCGTAGCTCCTGCCTGTTCAAAAATCGCTTTCAAATCTTCCGTCTCCGAAGCCGGACAGATTGGATCGTTCGTTCCGGCTCCGATAAAGATTCGAACCCGCGACGAATCCGGTAACGTCACACCGCGACGCGGTACCATCGGATGCAATAAAATCGCCTGTTCAAATAACCGTTCTTCAAACATCATATTCGCTGCGATGTTGGCACCATTCGAATAACCGACCGGGATGACATCTTGAAGCGAAAAGTCCGACGTGCGGCTCATGTCTTTCACGAACTCCATCAAACGGGCTGTCCGGAGGGCGAGATCCTCTTCATCAAAAACCCCTTCCGCCAATCGTTTGAAGAATCGGGGCATTCCGTTTTCCGTCACCTCACCCCGGACCGACAGATAACCGGCCTCCGGATCGAGGAGCCGGACGAGTCCGACTAAATCCTGTTCCGTCCCGCCTGTTCCGTGCAATAAAAGAAAAATGGGTGCGCCTGGTCGTTTAGCAGGTTCAAATAAATGAATCATATGAGTCTCCCCTTTGGTAGTCTGATGGGTGCGACATGTCCTTCAATTGTCGCCCGGTGTGCTTCGAACTGTTCCGGTAATTTTAACGCTTCTCCTAATACTTCAAATGCTTCATCGACCGCAAATCCCGGATTATCGGTGGCGATTTCATGCAGAATCCGTCCACGGTCGTGGAAGTAGACCGATGTAAAGTAATTCCGGTCTTTCACTTCTGTCGTCATCAAGCCAAACGTATTGATTTGTTTCATCCAGTCCATTTGCTGTGCCTGATCATCGGCCCGCCACGCGATATGGTGGACGGTCCCGGCACCCGGTCGCCCAACCGGTACGTTCGTATGCAGGATATCGACGGTGTTGCCGAATTCGCCTTCCGCTTCATAACGATCCATCGTCTCGGAACGTTTCGCAACCGTTAATCCGAATGCATCCGTTAAGAGACGTCCTGTATCTGCCGGATCATGCGACAACAAGGTCGCACCGGCAAACCCTTTGATGGCGACATCGGTTGAGATGCCGTCGATTTCAAAGCGGCTGTTTGCGCCTTTGCTGCGTTCGACGAGTTCAATCTGTAATCCGTGCGGATCCTGAAAGACAAGTTGTTTTTCGCCGAAACGTTCGGCTTCTTCAAAGACAACTCCTTTTTCCGTCAAACGGTTTTTCCAAAAGTCATAGCTCCCAGTCGGAATCGCATATGCCGTCGTTCCAACCTGCCCCGCTCCGACTTTCCCCTGCTGCATGCCTTCAAACGGGAAAAAGGTGATAATCGTCCCGGGTGCACCCGATTCATTGCCAAAATAAAAATGATAGGTTCCCGGATCGTCAAAGTTGACCGTTTTCTTGACGAAACGCAGACCAAGCGTCGTACCGTAAAAATCAAGATTTTCCTGTGGATTACCGACCATTGCTGAAATGTGATGAATGCCTTTTGTTTTCATATTCGTTCACGCTCCCTTCTCATCATTCCCTTTAACACAATAATAGTAACTTATTTACTAAAAGTAAATTATTATGCTTGAACATCTCTTTTTTGGAACCTTTCTTCCATTTCCCCGTAAGAATAAGAGATACTTCAACTGGACCATGCATTTTATCTGAATGAGGGAGGACTGATTCCATGCTTGAAATCAAAGCCATCACGAAACGATTCGGGACGTTCACAGCGGTCGACGATTTATCATTCGAAGTGCCGGAAGGACAGATTTTCGGATTACTCGGAGCGAACGGGGCCGGAAAAACAACGACGTTCCGGATGTTACTCGGTTTATTGAAACCGACGGAAGGGTCGATCACCTGGAAAGGACAGCCGATTCCTTTATCAAAAATCGGTTACCTTCCTGAGGAACGTGGCTTGTATCCGAAAATCCGGGTCGACGAACAATTGATTTTTTTAGCCGAACTACGTGACATGAAACGAAAAGATGCTAAACAGTCTTTACTCGAATGGCTCAATTACTTCCAGATTCCGCAGTACGAAAAGATGCGTGTCGAACAATTATCAAAAGGTAATCAACAAAAGATCCAATTGATTTCTGCCGTCTTACATAAACCGGACCTGCTGATTTTAGATGAACCGTTCAGCGGACTCGATCCCGTTAACGTCGAACAACTGAAAAAAGCGGTCCGGAAACTGACGGCAGAAGGAACGACCATCGTCTTCTCGAGCCACCGGATGGATCATGTTGAAGAACTGTGCGAACATGTCGCTATTCTCGATCACGGGAAACCGGTCGTCGCCGGTTACCTGCCGGAAATCAAGGCCGGATACGGCAAGACACGGGTCTTGTTGACGACAGATGCCCCTGCCCTGCTTTGGGATACATTGCCGGGAATTCTCCAGGTCGAATCAGACGGAACCGGTCACAATTTACAGGTGGAATCGAAAGAAGCTGCCGATTCCCTGCTCCGTCATTTGATTACGGAAGGATTCCATGTCGAACGATTCGTCTGGGATCAACTATCCCTGCAGGACATCTTCATCGAGGAGGTTGGAAAACGTTATGAACCGTAAATTCCTGACATTGTATCGGTTTAGTCTGTTTCAAAAATTACGCGCGAAAAGTTTTCTCATCTCGACCGTTCTGATGATTGTGTTCCTCGTTGGATTCAGCAACATCGAACGGATCATCGACTGGTTTTCGGGCGATGACCCGAAAATCGCAGTCGTCAGCTCCCTGGAAGCTCCGATCATTCCCGTCTTAAAAGACGTCGGTATCAAAACGAATATTACCGAAAAAGACTATTCCCTGAAACAGGCGCGACAAGTCGTCGACAAAGGAACGTATGATGCTGTCGCCTTATTGTCCGACGATCCGTACCGGGTGACGTTAATCAGTGCCAGTCCGGAACAGGAGTTGCAGACGCAACTGTCTGCCGCTTTAAAACAGGTCCGTGATCAGACGGTCATCACTGACGCCGACGTCGATCCGGCGTTGCTTGCTTCGCTTGCCGCTCCCATCGACGTCAAACAAGAATTGACATCGACCGGCGGCAAAAGCGAAGACGAATTGTTCGCTGCTTCCGCCCTCGTCTATGTATTGCTGTTCCTGATGTACTTTACGATTGCCATCTACGGCGGCATGATCGTGACGGAAATTGCCAATGAAAAATCATCGCGTGTCATGGAATTGCTGATTTCTGCCGCCAGCCCGATTCAGCATATGTTGGCGAAAATCACCTCGATCGCCACCGTCAGTCTGATTCAATTATCGTTACTCGTCGGAGTCGGCTATTACAGTGCCCAAAGCAGCAGTCTGTTTGATCAGCTGTCGCTTGATTCACTGAGCGTCAAGACGATTGTGTATCTGTTCGTCTTCTTCTTGCTCGGTTATCTGCTGTATGCGACGCTGCTCGCCGCCCTCGGTTCGCTCGTCAGTCGGGTTGAAGATGCCCAACAGGTCACCTTGCCGGTCATCATGTTGATCGTCGCTGCTTTCACGGTGTCGATTTTCAGCCTGAACGCCCCGACGAACCAGGCAGTCGTCATCCTGTCATTCGTGCCGTTCTTTACCCCGATGTTGATGTTCTTACGTGTCATGCTGACGGAAGTCCCGGTCTGGCAAGTCGCGTTATCCCTCCTCCTGATGGGAATCAGCATCGCCCTCGCCCTGTTCGTCGGAACACGATTCTATCGCGGGGGTGTCCTCTTTTACGGATCAAATCCGTTGAAGCAACTGCGTCGTATTTTAGGTGGCCGCCAGTAGTAGTTTACAAGACGAACCGTTTCCGCTATCGTTAGGTGAGAAAAAGCCTTGAGGAGGAATTACGTTATGCGGTCTCGTTTTTGGGCAGCGATTTTATTCACAGCTGCCGCCATCGTCTCGTCCCTTGTCATGTTTACGAAATTTCCACAAGCAAGTGAGACATGGAAGCTGGTCCTCGCTTATGGCGGAGTGACATTCATCGTCAGTTTATTTTATTGGTCTTTCGTCGCTGTACGCGTCCAGTCCTCCCGTTTATATGGAAGCTGGATCGGCGTCTTTATCGGTGGAACAACAGTCTTACTCGTTTGTGTCGCTCGTTTCCTGATTCGGGGAGACTTCATGATGATTTTAAAATGGCAGGCCATGCTTGGCAGTCTGACTTTAAACTTCGGATATGTCGGCTGGGTGCTTGTCATCGCAAATGCCTTCATCGGTTTCTTGATTGGACGGACACGACA
This region includes:
- a CDS encoding SGNH/GDSL hydrolase family protein, with the protein product MKKALVILSVVANVVLLALLLGRKPIELFEQAFPATTTQPITTFQYTKNPNYVRLNSLFHTYQYPKSPNSVMLGDSMTNFGDWRILLNDPTIVNFGIPGDTTEGFLTRLDLIVELKPKRVFLMGGINDIRHFTPIPTITENMTTIVTTLRKNNIDVVIQSTLPVAPKYSDSVRVNRDVEALNRNLEQLAKSAGIPFVDLRPELTNQQGYLQNRMTYDGLHLVGGGYLRWSDALKPFAEKIQITENK
- a CDS encoding acyltransferase family protein gives rise to the protein MNRNPWFDNIKGFLVIFVVIGHMLTDLRFDYDGKLLETVYLIIYSFHMPLFIILSGYFFRENKYLRVIQLFAVYCVWQILIGSWATFGEGLPLLSGQNLGTHLLRPYWALWYLFVMVVWYIVTPYVVHLRGYVWFGLAFALLYGFELENTGFLALRKLIMFYPYFLLGNYLSEHEFIRIFEMPKSFKRRMNVRLIGGLAFASVIGFLLYEAWRDTPQEIVALANAFKHRFPYVEQYDSDAWIGVLKHSVIYFLSITASLGFMMLVPMRRLPLVTRAGELSLYVYLLHVFFVMAWRQYATTAFVPQTWLALLVVIGVALLIVGVIIHPFVVRLMRPLIEIDIRPIVEERQDLSKKG
- a CDS encoding Asp23/Gls24 family envelope stress response protein yields the protein MSYNLNNADGVVNVSQQVIEVIAGVAVQETEGIAFTQDDSKLQEKQMVKLVKVEDVDGAITVSLSVHIKYGMSIIKTAGKVQERIAQDMENMLAFQPQAINVRVIGLLKG
- a CDS encoding SLAP domain-containing protein, with the translated sequence MQPSIDSDIQPALYFTEDMPIVKEDEYVFRYALNQLPKLGPNQLAIHLFQVLQTEPLHVIALFQNTLPRSFQLNDLVVLVLSGDQLVARKIFTIEEVPVLLPTATLPLWLEFSDEEQFVDLSTLDAPLELVFSNEQLTDLVIDESFSAPEQRLIRQIAFSHPAPPTDGWSLLPVSIFKQEQKVEAIVLVRNPSGQSLELDSLSFELLLGDQAVAATRHTSLTVSSQSEHAIRLSFDYVAHPAASLDLRYLPE
- a CDS encoding alpha/beta hydrolase, with the translated sequence MIHLFEPAKRPGAPIFLLLHGTGGTEQDLVGLVRLLDPEAGYLSVRGEVTENGMPRFFKRLAEGVFDEEDLALRTARLMEFVKDMSRTSDFSLQDVIPVGYSNGANIAANMMFEERLFEQAILLHPMVPRRGVTLPDSSRVRIFIGAGTNDPICPASETEDLKAIFEQAGATVDVTWSNHGHQLVMPTIEAAAEWLTQK
- a CDS encoding ABC transporter ATP-binding protein gives rise to the protein MLEIKAITKRFGTFTAVDDLSFEVPEGQIFGLLGANGAGKTTTFRMLLGLLKPTEGSITWKGQPIPLSKIGYLPEERGLYPKIRVDEQLIFLAELRDMKRKDAKQSLLEWLNYFQIPQYEKMRVEQLSKGNQQKIQLISAVLHKPDLLILDEPFSGLDPVNVEQLKKAVRKLTAEGTTIVFSSHRMDHVEELCEHVAILDHGKPVVAGYLPEIKAGYGKTRVLLTTDAPALLWDTLPGILQVESDGTGHNLQVESKEAADSLLRHLITEGFHVERFVWDQLSLQDIFIEEVGKRYEP
- a CDS encoding ABC transporter permease, whose protein sequence is MNRKFLTLYRFSLFQKLRAKSFLISTVLMIVFLVGFSNIERIIDWFSGDDPKIAVVSSLEAPIIPVLKDVGIKTNITEKDYSLKQARQVVDKGTYDAVALLSDDPYRVTLISASPEQELQTQLSAALKQVRDQTVITDADVDPALLASLAAPIDVKQELTSTGGKSEDELFAASALVYVLLFLMYFTIAIYGGMIVTEIANEKSSRVMELLISAASPIQHMLAKITSIATVSLIQLSLLVGVGYYSAQSSSLFDQLSLDSLSVKTIVYLFVFFLLGYLLYATLLAALGSLVSRVEDAQQVTLPVIMLIVAAFTVSIFSLNAPTNQAVVILSFVPFFTPMLMFLRVMLTEVPVWQVALSLLLMGISIALALFVGTRFYRGGVLFYGSNPLKQLRRILGGRQ
- a CDS encoding VOC family protein, encoding MKTKGIHHISAMVGNPQENLDFYGTTLGLRFVKKTVNFDDPGTYHFYFGNESGAPGTIITFFPFEGMQQGKVGAGQVGTTAYAIPTGSYDFWKNRLTEKGVVFEEAERFGEKQLVFQDPHGLQIELVERSKGANSRFEIDGISTDVAIKGFAGATLLSHDPADTGRLLTDAFGLTVAKRSETMDRYEAEGEFGNTVDILHTNVPVGRPGAGTVHHIAWRADDQAQQMDWMKQINTFGLMTTEVKDRNYFTSVYFHDRGRILHEIATDNPGFAVDEAFEVLGEALKLPEQFEAHRATIEGHVAPIRLPKGRLI